One Drechmeria coniospora strain ARSEF 6962 chromosome 01, whole genome shotgun sequence genomic region harbors:
- a CDS encoding class VII chitin synthase, with product MAKRLSMFSMASDSPGNGRVGGPQTTQVSTTTLLNAIHNIYLTGQAHRLDASTSVVVNTWLTASQGGPTIDPSLATKAWEHARRRAEDGCIILSSLHQSTPSVLAPFLSSFPFAVPSSLLKALEAVQPLLRCVTPFNPSTPRQAVLGVSLTLNLAGDLTAASLALSQGGIDTLNGLLNIPPEAGYRAFDVFYYLLTSASTPAEREFLGLKSPSAYALLARSATYTPPTYLPTADDAAAADDFRQALKDIGIKGSAHRNFISILAGLLKLGNTLDYSLEPDSLEEICEDVGGLLGMEPDTLLNQCSTEDRWTFVGGLYESLVDWVMAKANKTIAAQMERIKAGEESPDDRDTSTQTAGEDNGDTVCITVVEVAPATLGKALCMRSTFDDTQGINSEMIADGVQASPAGSSILREMEQAVSEVAPDLGIMTGPEGRERQHELEKREVVLERVAFASEEGGFLRKLLIPIDGEGINLGRAGRIDLPAVLAANRLWYHLSIHPTDDSPTQLAALPSITSAWSAGTVSRQLRSWRLPEWANRRNRCLDFTADFDVDEFVQRYSALGCKDGKDGIESWMLERGWSNGEVFVGRERIWMREGAWWDAESMLDRSGDSQPPVQNLQANPFGTGFDTGYSANGSGFFPPPAINSSLNSSNDQLVHSRNFSHGNGSQMTLNQNPNAAPSIAPTAARTVGAGDYGLGGKGDTYKGDLHYEVDGEFSAMVDPELAKDKKIKTKSVDLTRRLWVGFVWALTFWIPSFLLRFVGRMRRPDVRMAWREKLALCFLIFLMNAIVVFWIIGFGRLLCPNYDRAWTLSEVSTHKGDDDFWISVRGKVYDISNFWRQPHSDTDVKPTVDVMQQLAGLNMDEYFPLPLDMACGNLGIGEGISLLANNTAEISSAIHVSGFNQPDPTSKLRNKMWYWENFLPTMKQYYKGDLVFSENDVRRSGKDEQHMWAMYGDQIYDMTDYFHTQDLNLRSPVYQFIDSSVSDLWKKNPGQDIKSKLDAVLRASATNQTQLAKVENSWRCIQTLFYKGKTDFRETPQCTVNNWILLAFTIILCTVILVKFIAALRFTSKRRPSPQDKFVICQVPAYTEGEDSLRKALDSLTALQYDNKRKLICVICDGVIVGQGNDRPTPKIVLDILGVDPRVDPPALPFKSVGPGSDQLNYGKVYSGLYEYEGNVVPYLVVVKVGKESEQSRSKPGNRGKRDSQILLMSFLNRVHHRAPMSPLELEMFHQINNIIGVDPELYEYLLMIDADTCVSEDSLNRLVSACAHNAKIAGICGETSLENDEKSWATMIQVYEYFISHHLAKAFESLFGSVTCLPGCFSMYRLRTVDKGKPLIISDEVIREYAVCDVDTLHQKNLLSLGEDRYLTTLMTKHFPSMSYKFMPDAQCKTAAPESWTVLLSQRRRWINSTIHNLVELMRLKDMCGFCCFSMRFVVFIDLFGTIILPATCAYLGYLIYRVASKTGQFPLISLVMLAAVYGLQALVFILKRQWQHIGWMIIYIIAFPIYSFVLPVYSFWNQDNFSWGNTRIVIGEKGDKKVIAVEDEGFDSRSIPLQRWDDYAMSNNLPGRRGFQQEKPDFGYGEQYELDEIKSVYSAAPQGSVIGGMSARKVYMPPASPAFGHHTRAPTAQGQYQDPAMSVRRQSIMSMGTGVHDFQRSQSPYQDMPPNRPSAMNLRSASSLGLPAVRSASALGHPGGHRSPLGNDAMQSTTSFDFQRGNVQADDTAIVESIQAVLREIDLDTVTKKQVRALVEQRLQTELVGERRTFMDRQIDRELENM from the exons ATGGCAAAGCGGCTGTCCATGTTCTCCATGGCCTCCGACTCTCCCGGGAACGGGCGAGTCGGAGGGCCGCAGACCACGCAAGTCTCGACGACAACACTGTTAAACGCCATCCACAACATATACCTGACCGGCCAGGCCCATCGGCTTGATGCAAGCaccagcgtcgtcgtcaacacGTGGCTCACTGCCTCGCAAGGCGGCCCAACCATTGACCCATCCCTTGCCACCAAAGCTTGGGAACATgcgcgccgacgcgccgAAGACGGATGCATCATCCTCAG CTCGCTTCACCAATCCACGCCCTCGGTCTTGGCACCCTTCCTCTCCAGCTTCCCCTTCGCTGTCCCGTCAAGTCTGCTGAAGGCCTTGGAAGCCGTCCAGCCCCTTCTCCGATGCGTCACACCGTTCAATCCGTCCACGCCGAGACAGGCAGTGCTTGGCGTATCACTGACCCTCAATCTTGCCGGCGACCTCACCGCAGCATCGCTGGCGTTGTCTCAAGGCGGCATCGACACGCTCAACGGGCTGCTCAACATTCCACCCGAGGCGGGCTACCGCGCTTTTGATGTCTTCTACTACCTCCTCACGTCTGCCTCGACACCGGCGGAACGCGAATTCCTGGGGCTCAAGAGCCCTTCTGCTTACGCCTTGCTGGCTCGGTCAGCAACGTACACGCCACCCACTTACCTGCCTACGGCAGacgatgctgccgctgccgatgACTTCCGCCAAGCACTCAAAGATATTGGCATCAAGGGCTCGGCTCACCGAAATTTCATCTCCATCCTTGCAGGACTCCTCAAGCTGGGAAACACTCTCGACTATAGCCTCGAGCCAGACTCGCTCGAGGAAATTTGTGAAGATGTCGGTGGCCTCCTTGGCATGGAGCCTGATACGCTCCTCAATCAGTGCAGTACCGAGGATCGCTGGACCTTCGTTGGTGGCCTCTACGAGTCTCTCGTGGATTGGGTCATGGCCAAGGCCAACAAGACGATTGCGGCTCAGATGGAGCGTATCAAAGCTGGCGAGGAATCGCCTGACGACCGTGACACGAGCACGCAGACCGCTGGCGAGGACAACGGGGACACCGTGTgcatcaccgtcgtcgaggtcgcccCCGCGACCCTCGGCAAGGCCCTCTGCATGCGATCCACCTTCGACGACACGCAGGGCATCAACTCTGAGATgatcgccgacggcgtgcaGGCATCGCCCGCTGGTTCATCCATCTTGCGTGAAATGGAGCAGGCTGTATCCGAGGTGGCTCCTGACCTCGGCATCATGACCGGTCCCGAGGGTCGAGAGCGGCAGCATGAGCTGGAGAAGCGCGAGGTGGTCCTCGAGAGGGTTGCGTTTGCTTCCGAGGAAGGCGGCTTCCTGAGGAAGCTGCTGATTCCtatcgacggcgagggcatcAATCTAGGCCGTGCTGGTAGGATCGACCTGCCCGCAGTCCTCGCTGCCAACCGGCTTTGGTACCACCTCTCGATCCACCCTACCGATGACTCTCCCACTCAGCTCGCTGCTCTCCCGTCCATCACATCTGCCTGGTCTGCCGGCACCGTGTCGCGACAGCTGCGGTCTTGGAGGCTCCCCGAGTGGGCCAACCGACGGAACCGATGTCTCGACTTCACCGCCGATTTTGACGTGGACGAATTCGTTCAGCGGTATTCCGCCCTCGGCtgcaaggacggcaaggacggcatcgagagTTGGATGCTGGAACGAGGCTGGAGCAACGGGGAGgtcttcgtcggccgagagcgCATCTGGATGCGAGAGGGTGCGTGGTGGGATGCGGAGAGCATGCTGGACCGATCTGGAGACAGCCAGCCGCCAGTGCAGAACCTGCAAGCCAATCCGTTCGGGACCGGGTTCGACACTGGCTACTCGGCAAACGGCAGCGGCTTCTTCCCCCCTCCAGCCATCAATTCTAGCCTCAACTCCAGCAACGACCAGCTCGTTCATTCTCGCAATTTCAGCCACGGCAACGGGAGCCAAATGACGCTGAACCAAAACCCCAACGCCGCACCATCCatcgcgccgacggccgcgcgaactgtcggcgccggcgactacggcctcggcggcaagggcgacACGTACAAGGGAGATCTCCACTacgaagtcgacggcgagttCTCGGCCATGGTCGATCCTGAATTGGCCAAGGACAAAAAAATCAAGACCAAGAGCGTCGACCTTACCCGTCGTCTCTGGGTTGGCTTTGTATGGGCGCTGACTTTCTGGATACCCTCCTTCCTTCTCCGCTTTGTTGGCAGGATGAGACGGCCGGATGTTCGCATGGCTTGGCGCGAGAAACTTGCCCTGTGCTTCCTCATCTTCCTCATGAATGCCATCGTCGTTTTCTGGATCATCGGCTTCGGACGTCTCCTTTGCCCAAACTATGACAGGGCCTGGACGCTGTCAGAGGTGTCGACTCAcaaaggcgacgacgatttCTGGATCAGCGTCCGAGGCAAAGTCTACGATATCTCCAACTTCTGGAGGCAACCGCACAGCGACACCGATGTCAAGCCGACGGTTGACGTCATGCAGCAGCTGGCCGGGCTGAACATGGATGAATACTTCCCTCTCCCCTTGGACATGGCTTGCGGAAACCTTGGTATTGGGGAAGGGATATCATTGCTGGCGAACAATACGGCTGAAATCAGCAGCGCCATTCACGTTTCCGGGTTCAATCAACCAGACCCCACCAGCAAGCTCAGGAACAAAATGTGGTACTGGGAAAATTTCCTGCCAACCATGAAGCAGTACTACAAGGGCGATCTAGTCTTCAGTGAGAACGATGTCAGGAGGTCTGGGAAGGACGAGCAGCACATGTGGGCCATGTATGGTGATCAAATCTACGACATGACGGACTACTTCCACACGCAGGATTTGAATCTCAGGAGCCCCGTCTATCAGTTCATCGACTCATCCGTGAGCGACCTCTGGAAGAAAAACCCTGGACAGGACATCAAGAGCAAGCTGGACGCTGTCCTTCGCGCTTCGGCGACGAACCAGACCCAGCTCGCCAAGGTGGAAAACAGCTGGCGGTGTATCCAAACGCTCTTCTACAAGGGAAAGACCGACTTTCGCGAGACACCCCAGTGCACCGTCAACAACTGGATTCTTTTGGCATTCACCATCATTCTTTGCACCGTTATTCTCGTCAAGTTCATCGCGGCACTGAGGTTCACCTCCAAGcgtcgcccctcgccccAAGACAAGTTCGTCATCTGCCAGGTGCCGGCGTATACGGAAGGCGAAGACTCGCTTCGAAAAGCCTTGGACTCGCTCACGGCCCTGCAGTATGACAACAAGAGGAAGCTGATCTGCGTCATCTgcgacggcgtcatcgtAGGTCAAGGCAATGACCGGCCAACTCCCAAGATTGTTTTGGATATCCTCGGCGTGGACCCCAGGGTCGATCCTCCTGCTCTTCCCTTCAAGTCCGTCGGTCCCGGCAGCGATCAGCTCAACTATGGCAAGGTGTACTCTGGTCTGTACGAGTATGAAGGCAACGTTGTTCCGTACCTGGTCGTCGTGAAAGTCGGCAAGGAATCGGAGCAGTCGCGGTCGAAGCCTGGCAACCGTGGAAAGCGGGATTCCCAAATTCTTCTCATGAGCTTCTTAAACCGCGTCCACCACCGCGCGCCGATGAGTCCTCTGGAGCTGGAAATGTTCCATCAGATCAACAACATCATCGGTGTGGACCCTGAGCTGTACGAGTATCTTCTGATGATCGACGCCGACACTTGCGTAAGCGAGGACTCCCTCAATCGTTTAGTTTCGGCGTGTGCCCACAACGCCAAGATTGCCGGTATCTGCGGGGAGACGAGCTTGGAAAATGATGAGAAGTCTTGGGCAACCATGATTCAGGTCTACGAGTACTTCATATCTCATCATTTGGCGAAGGCGTTCGAGTCTCTCTTTGGCAGCGTTACCTGCTTACCTGGATG TTTCTCCATGTATCGGCTGAGGACGGTCGACAAGGGCAAGCCGCTCATCATCTCGGACGAGGTCATTCGAGAATACGCCGTCTGCGACGTCGACACGCTACACCAGAAGAATTTGCTATCCCTTGGTGAGGATCGCTACCTGACGACGCTTATGACGAAGCACTTCCCGAGCATGTCGTACAAGTTCATGCCGGATGCCCAGTGCAAGACGGCGGCCCCGGAATCCTGGACTGTGCTTCTGTCgcagcgtcgacggtggATCAACTCGACGATCCACAACTTGGTGGAACTCATGCGGCTGAAGGACATGTGCGGCTTCTGCTGCTTCAGCATgcgcttcgtcgtcttcatcgacCTCTTCGGCACCATCATCCTGCCGGCGACGTGCGCCTATCTCGGCTACCTCATCTACAGGGTTGCCTCGAAGACGGGCCAGTTTCCGCTCATCTCTCTCGTCATGTTGGCGGCCGTGTACGGGTTGCAGGCTCTGGTGTTCATCCTCAAGCGGCAGTGGCAGCACATCGGATGGATGATAATCTACATCATAGCCTTCCCCATCTACTCGTTTGTCCTGCCGGTGTACTCGTTCTGGAACCAGGACAACTTCTCGTGGGGAAACACGCGCATTGTCATTGGTGAGAAGGGCGACAAGAAGGTtatcgccgtcgaggacgaaggaTTCGATTCGCGATCGATCCCGCTTCAGCGTTGGGACGACTACGCCATGTCCAACAATCTGCCAGGCCGACGTGGGTTCCAGCAGGAGAAGCCGGACTTTGGATATGGAGAACAGTATGAGCTGGACGAGATAAAATCCGTCTACTCGGCCGCACCGCAGGGCTCGGTCATTGGCGGCATGAGCGCACGCAAGGTGTACATGCCCCCCGCGTCGCCGGCTTTCGGCCATCACACCCGAGCGCCCACAGCACAAGGCCAGTATCAGGACCCGGCCATGTCGGTGCGCAGGCAGTCGATCATGTCGATGGGCACCGGCGTTCACGACTTCCAGAGGAGTCAGTCGCCGTACCAAGATATGCCCCCCAATCGGCCGAGCGCGATGAACCTACGCAGCGCGTCCAGCCTGGGTCTACCCGCGGTCCGCTCCGCCTCGGCTCTGGGGCACCCAGGAGGCCATCGTTCGCCGCTTGGCAACGACGCGATgcagtcgacgacgtcgtttGACTTTCAGCGTGGCAACGTCCAGGCGGACGACACGGCCATTGTCGAGTCCATCCAAGCTGTCCTTCGAGAAATTGACCTCGACACGGTGACGAAGAAGCAGGTTCGTGCTCTCGTTGAGCAGCGTCTGCAGACGGAGCTGGTGGGCGAGAGGCGCACCTTTATGGATCGGCAAATCGATCGCGAATTGGAAAACATGTAA
- a CDS encoding class V chitin synthase, which produces MATTISSQGAGNGGAHSQHSLPSLPAHLQSDTHITGHLASRFHVSQPTANLSSHGLVCLNTYTSSTKGSDGGKVGSAQAGAEDMANRAWQRLGHRSESQAIVFLGESGSGKSTVRHHFLAALLNKSSTPLATKLSLAAYVFDTLTTTKTATTPTASKSGLFYELQYDTTGSTNPVLIGGKLLDHRLERSRITDVPSGERNFHALYYLLAGTSEAEKAHLGLDASKRWKYLGHPTQLKIGINDAEGFQLFKNALRKLEFPRADIAEICQVLASILHIGQLEFETTSNTSATADDSGGFSHEGGTVTTTVKNKDVLAIIAAFLGVSTGDLQTTLGYKTKTLQKERVTVMLDPNGARAHANELARTLYSLLVAWIIENANQRICALEDGVANTISLVDFPGFAQQSSTKSALDQLLNNAATEAIYNMTLRNFFDRKADMLESEEIRVAPTSYFDNSDAVKGLLKPGNGLLSILDDQTRRSRTDMQLLDSLRKRFEGKNPAIEVSSATAKLPGSNFLTENTTASFTVKHFAGEVDYPVKGLIEENGEIISVDLLNMFNSTKSEFVGRLFGQDALQTIAHPTERAAVLQATVSSKPMRAPSVMSRKGGRAAAAHRRQQQEAAEQLDQASDTKSSKNGGGRGVAAEQGASGASGQFLASLDNVQKAVTDPGTNTYYVFCLKPNDRRIANQFDSKCVRTQVQTFGIAEISQRLRSADFSLFLPFGEFLGMANAETIIVGSERERAEMFIDQKRWPVNEVQIGATGVFLSERCWMEVAQLGEKGEQRAGLSTDSDGGDGQTPGFPQHAFGVSKEELLLSGGGTPLMYSEKGGKGYFGGSDDTRSEAGVSAFGGGDMFKNMDTREQMAERGNEKSLVEVEEFKDSPSRKRWVFTVYLLTWLIPDFLIRWFGRMPRKDVRMAWREKLAINILIWILCLVAAFFIIGFPMLICPKQNVFSTEELSSKDGKGGSPAYASLRGYVIDLGQYASHHYPPFLEAKNLLNYAGKDISTLFPVQVSALCQGVSGSIDPAVTLEYRNTSETSNLPLTVRIQDINAQYHDFRHFTNDSRPDWYIEQLMMLRGTWGAGKIGYTPEYVAKLGSKQQRIAIIGGKVYDMTTYFSGGRKMIAKPGEKPPTDTTLTDFMHPDVVSLFLYGSGTDITKSWEALNPTIKPGMRTCLDNLFYIGDVDTRNSTRCQFAEYLVLGVSILLASVIAFKFFAALQFGGKNLPENLDKFVLCQIPAYTEDEDSLRRAIDSAARMRYDDKRKLLVIVCDGMIIGQGNDRSTPRIVLDILGVSETVDPEALSFESLGEGQKQHNMGKVYSGLYEVQGHIVPFMVIVKVGKPTEVVRPGNRGKRDSQMIIMRFLNRVHYNLAMSPLELEMYHQIRNIIGVNPTFYEFMFQIDADTVVAPDSATRMVSAFLDDTRLIACCGETALTNAKSSFITMIQVYEYYISHNLSKAFESLFGSVTCLPGCFSMYRIRAAETGKPLFVSREVVESYATIRVDTLHMKNLLHLGEDRYLTTLLLKYHSKYKTKYLFSAHAWTIAPDSWAVFLSQRRRWINSTVHNLMELIPMNQLCGFCCFSMRFIVFIDLLSTVVQPVTIGYIVYLIVLVSTKATVVPITAFVLLGAIYGLQAIIFILRRKWEMVGWMILYVLAIPVFSFGLPLYAFWHMDDFNWGNTRVVAGENGKKVVITDEGKFDPSSIPRKKWEEYQAELWETQTSRDDARSEVSGFSYGTKAHALVSEYAFPSRPNSTAGFAAQPSMAHLPYDSRNASRMSLAASDMGANRMSHFGGSQFFSPEDMVGLPSDDALLAEIRDILKTADLMSVTKKGVKQELERRFDVPLDAKRAYINSATEALLSGQL; this is translated from the exons atggccacgACCATCTCCTCGCAGGGAGCCGGCAACGGAGGTGCCCACTCGCAGCACTCGCTTCCTTCGTTACCGGCTCATCTCCAGTCCGACACCCACATCACGGGGCACCTGGCCAGTCGCTTCCATGTGTCCCAACCAACTGCTAACCTGTCCTCTCACGGCCTCGTTTGCCTCAACACCTACACATCCTCCACCAAGGGTTCCGATGGCGGCAAGGTGGGAAGCGCccaggccggcgccgaggacatgGCCAATCGTGCCTGGCAAAGGCTGGGCCATCGATCGGAGAGCCAAGCCATTGTCTTCCT CGGTGAATCCGGATCTGGCAAGTCGACGGTGCGCCACCACTTCCTGGCCGCCCTTCTGAACAAATCATCTACCCCCTTGGCGACAAAGCTCTCGTTGGCCGCCTATGTCTTTGATACCCTCACAACGACCAAgacggcaacgacgccgacggcatccaaGTCGGGCCTCTTCTACGAGCTGCAATACGACACCACAGGCAGCACCAACCCCGTCCTGATTGGTGGCAAGCTGCTCGATCACAGACTCGAGCGAAGCCGAATAACAGATGTCCCCTCCGGAGAACGAAATTTCCATGCCCTCTACTACCTGCTGGCGGGCAccagcgaggccgagaaggctCATCTGGGCCTGGACGCCTCGAAGAGGTGGAAGTACTTGGGCCATCCGACCCAGCTCAAGATAGGCATCAACGATGCCGAAGGCTTCCAGCTCTTCAAGAATGCACTCAGGAAGCTCGAGTTTCCCAGGGCCGACATTGCCGAGATCTGCCAAGTCTTGGCCAGCATCCTTCACATCGGCCAACTCGAGTTCGAGACCACCAGCAACACCAGCGCGACTGCCGATGACAGTGGTGGCTTTTCTCACGAAGGCGGCACCGTGACGACGACCGTCAAGAACAAAGATGtgctcgccatcatcgccgccttccTTGGCGTGAGCACCGGCGATCTCCAGACCACACTGGGCTACAAAACCAAGACGCTTCAGAAGGAGCGCGTCACGGTCATGCTCGATCCCAACGGCGCCCGAGCCCATGCCAACGAGCTGGCCCGCACCCTCTActctctcctcgtcgcctggaTCATAGAGAACGCCAACCAGCGAATCTGCGCTCTCGAAGATGGCGTCGCCAACACGATTTCCCTCGTCGATTTCCCTGGCTTTGCGCAGCAATCCTCGACAAAATCCGCCCTGGATCAGCTGCTGAACAACGCGGCGACGGAAGCCATCTACAACATGACGCTCCGAAACTTCTTCGACCGCAAGGCCGACATGCTCGAATCCGAGGAGATTCGTGTCGCGCCCACCAGTTACTTCGACAACTCCGATGCCGTCAAGGGCCTTCTTAAACCCGGAAATGGTCTCCTTAGCATCCTCGACGATCAGACGCGCCGCAGCAGAACGGACATGCAGCTCTTGGACAGCCTTCGGAAGCGATTCGAGGGCAAGAACCCCGCCATCGAGGTCAGCTCTgcgacggccaagctgcCTGGCAGCAACTTCCTGACCGAAAACACGACGGCCTCCTTCACGGTCAAGCATTTCGCGGGCGAGGTCGATTACCCCGTCAAGGGCTTGATCGAGGAGAATGGTGAAATCATTTCCGTCGACCTGCTGAACATGTTCAACTCTACCAAGAGCGAattcgtcggccgcctcttTGGCCAAGACGCACTTCAGACCATCGCCCACCCAACAGAGCGGGCTGCCGTCTTGCAGGCGACAGTCAGCTCCAAGCCCATGCGCGCCCCGAGCGTCATGTCTCGCAAGGGCGGCCGGGCAGCGGCCGCCCATCGACGTCAGCAGCAGGAGGCTGCGGAGCAGCTCGACCAAGCGAGCGATACAAAGAGCTCCAAGAatggaggcggacgaggcgtcgccgccgagcagggcgCCTCTGGCGCCTCCGGCCAgttcctcgcctcgctcgaTAACGTGCAGAAGGCCGTGACGGACCCTGGAACCAACACCTATTACGTCTTTTGCCTGAAGCCCAACGACCGCCGTATCGCCAATCAGTTTGACAGCAAATGCGTGCGCACGCAGGTGCAGACGTTTGGCATCGCCGAAATCAGTCAGAGGCTGCGATCTGCCGACTTCAGCCTGTTCCTGCCCTTCGGCGAGTTTCTCGGCATGGCGAATGCCGAgaccatcatcgtcggcagcgagCGTGAGCGAGCCGAAATGTTCATTGACCAGAAGCGGTGGCCCGTCAACGAGGTCCAGATCGGAGCGACGGGCGTCTTCCTGAGCGAGCGATGCTGGATGGAGGTTGCCCAGCTCGGGGAGAAAGGGGAACAGCGCGCTGGCCTCTCGACcgacagcgacggcggcgacggccaaacGCCGGGCTTCCCCCAGCATGCCTTTGGCGTCTCCAAGGAGGAGCTCCTCCTGTCCGGCGGTGGCACTCCGCTTATGTACAGCGAGAAGGGGGGGAAGGGCTACTTTGGCGGCTCGGATGACACTCGCTCCGAAGCCGGAGTGTCAgcctttggcggcggcgacatgTTCAAGAACATGGATACGCGGGAGCAGATGGCCGAGCGAGGCAACGAAAAgtcgctcgtcgaggtcgaggagttCAAGGACAGCCCTAGCCGCAAGCGATGGGTTTTCACCgtctacttacttacctggCTCATCCCCGACTTTCTCATCCGTTGGTTTGGGCGCATGCCCCGCAAGGACGTTCGGATGGCGTGGAGGGAGAAGTTGGCCATCAACATTCTCATCTGGATACTCTGCCTCGTTGCAGCCTTCTTCATCATCGGTTTCCCTATGCTCATCTGTCCCAAGCAGAATGTCTTTAGCACCGAAGAGCTCAGCTCGAAAGACGGCAAGGGCGGCAGCCCGGCCTATGCCTCTCTGCGCGGCTATGTCATCGACCTGGGACAATATGCGTCTCATCACTACCCACCGTTTCTGGAAGCGAAGAATCTTCTGAACTACGCGGGGAAGGACATCAGCACCCTGTTCCCCGTGCAGGTTTCTGCCTTGTGCCAGGGGGTCAGTGGCTCTATCGACCCGGCCGTGACGTTGGAATACAGGAACACGAGTGAAACCTCCAACCTGCCGCTCACCGTCCGCATCCAAGACATCAACGCCCAGTATCACGACTTCCGTCACTTCACCAATGACAGCAGGCCCGACTGGTACATCGAGCAGCTGATGATGCTCCGAGGTACCTGGGGTGCAGGAAAGATTGGGTACACGCCCGAGTATGTCGCCAAGCTCGGCTCGAAGCAGCAGCGGATTGCCATCATCGGGGGCAAGGTCTACGATATGACGACCTACTTTTCCGGCGGCCGGAAAATGATAGCCAAGCCGGGCGAGAAGCCGCCGACTGACACCACTTTGACCGACTTCATGCACCCAGATGTCGTTTCCTTGTTCCTGTACGGCTCAGGCACCGACATCACAAAGTCTTGGGAAGCGCTAAACCCGACCATCAAGCCCGGGATGCGGACGTGCCTCGACAACTTGTTCTACATTGGGGATGTAGACACAAGGAATTCGACTCGCTGCCAGTTCGCGGAATACCTAGTGCTCGGCGTCTCGATCCTTCTCGCATCCGTCATCGCCTTTAAGTTCTTCGCCGCTTTGCAGTTTGGAGGTAAGAACCTTCCAGAGAACCTCGACAAGTTTGTCCTGTGCCAGATCCCTGCGTACACGGAGGATGAGGACTCGCTGCGCCGCGCcatcgactcggccgcccgcATGCGTTACGACGACAAGCGCAAGCTTCTGGTCATTGTATGCGACGGCATGATCATCGGGCAGGGCAATGACAGGTCGACGCCCCGCATTGTTCTCGATATTCTGGGCGTCTCCGAGACTGTCGACCCTGAGGCGCTGAGCTTCGAGTCCCTGGGTGAAGGCCAGAAGCAGCACAACATGGGCAAGGTCTACTCCGGCCTTTACGAGGTACAGGGGCACATTGTCCCCTTCATGGTTATCGTCAAGGTGGGCAAGCCAACCGAGGTCGTTCGGCCCGGCAACCGCGGTAAGCGAGACTCGCAGATGATCATCATGCGCTTCCTCAACCGCGTGCACTACAATCTCGCCATGAGTCCTCTCGAGCTGGAGATGTACCACCAGATCCGCAACATCATCGGCGTCAACCCGACCTTCTACGAGTTCATGTTCCAGATCGACGCCGACACTGTCGTCGCCCCTGACTCGGCCACGCGCATGGTCTCGGCCTTCCTTGACGACACTCGCCTGATCGCATGTTGCGGCGAGACGGCTCTGACGAACGCCAAGTCATCCTTCATCACCATGATCCAGGTCTACGAGTACTACATCTCCCACAACCTGTCCAAGGCGTTCGAGAGCTTGTTCGGTTCCGTCACCTGCTTGCCCGGCTGCTTCTCCATGTATCGGATCCGTGCCGCCGAGACTGGCAAGCCGCTGTTTGTCAGCCGCGAGGTGGTCGAGTCGTACGCGACAATTCGTGTCGATACGCTGCACATGAAAAATCTGCTACACCTAGGCGAAGATCGCTACCTGACAACGCTGCTGCTGAAGTACCACTCCAAGTACAAGACCAAGTATCTCTTCTCGGCCCATGCTTGGACGATTGCCCCCGACTCCTGGGCCGTCTTTCTCTCACAGCGACGTCGCTGGATCAACTCGACGGTGCATAATCTGATGGAGCTCATCCCCATGAACCAGCTCTGCGGTTTCTGCTGCTTCAGCATGCGCTTCATCGTCTTCATTGACCTGCTCAGCACCGTCGTCCAACCCGTCACGATCGGGTACATTGTCTACCTCATTGTTCTCGTCTCGACAAAGGCCACAGTTGTGCCGATAACGGCCTTCGTTCTGCTCGGTGCCATCTACGGTCTTCAGGCCATCATTTTCATCCTTCGCCGCAAGTGGGAGATGGTCGGCTGGATGATATTGTACGTCCTGGCCATTCCTGTCTTCAGCTTTGGCCTGCCGTTGTATGCCTTCTGGCACATGGACGACTTCAACTGGGGTAACACGCGAGTCGTTGCCGGCGAAAACGGCAAGAAGGTTGTCATCACGGATGAGGGCAAATTCGATCCAAGCTCGATCCCTCGCAAGAAGTGGGAGGAGTATCAGGCAGAGCTCTGGGAGACGCAGACGTCACGCGACGATGCGCGCTCCGAAGTTTCGGGCTTCAGCTACGGCACCAAGGCGCACGCGCTCGTGTCCGAGTACGCCTTTCCGAGTAGGCCAAACTCCACGGCAGGTTTCGCGGCTCAACCTTCGATGGCTCATCTGCCGTACGACTCACGCAACGCATCGCGCATGTCCCTGGCCGCCTCCGACATGGGCGCCAACCGCATGAGCCACTTTGGTGGCTCGCAGTTCTTCAGCCCTGAAGACATGGTAGGGCTACCTAGCGACGATGCCCTGCTAGCCGAGATTCGCGACATCCTCAAGACGGCAGACTTGATGTCGGTGACGAAGAAGGGCGTCAAGCAAGAGCTGGAGCGTCGTTTCGACGTCCCCTTGGATGCAAAGCGTGCATACATCAACAGTG CCACCGAAGCTCTCCTCTCTGGCCAACTCTAA